From one Acidibrevibacterium fodinaquatile genomic stretch:
- a CDS encoding sugar-binding transcriptional regulator, producing the protein MATAPTESPDADQEDALATRAAWLYYAGGMTQSEVAAALMVAPAKAHRLVARASRLGSVRVFVEGPIAGCMQQERHLIREFGLRFCRVVPTLAPEALPLRALGIAMAGVLLNELEAGRHRVIGVGHGRTLAAAIDHLPRLSRPDLRFVSLLGGVPRQTSATPFDVILRLAEKAGAEAYLLPVPFFANSAADRAVLLGQRGVAQAMAMAREATLYLVGIGDVAGEQSFLPQTGIVSAAEAAALQARGAVGEVLGRYLDATGREIDTDLHERVIALPLDAMAGREVLGVAGGASKVAALRAVLARQVLSGLITDELTARQLLEPTGPRQQTKGSYSCTRKRKTSRAPSSPAGSVGVT; encoded by the coding sequence ATGGCAACAGCACCTACCGAGAGCCCCGACGCCGATCAGGAAGACGCGCTCGCGACGCGTGCCGCATGGCTCTATTATGCCGGCGGCATGACCCAGTCCGAGGTCGCCGCCGCCCTCATGGTTGCGCCGGCGAAAGCGCATCGGCTGGTGGCACGGGCGAGCCGGCTCGGGTCGGTGCGTGTCTTCGTCGAAGGGCCGATTGCCGGCTGCATGCAGCAGGAGCGGCATTTGATACGGGAATTCGGCCTGCGCTTTTGCCGGGTCGTGCCGACACTTGCGCCGGAGGCGCTGCCGCTGCGCGCGCTCGGCATCGCCATGGCCGGGGTCTTGCTGAATGAACTCGAGGCCGGGCGCCATCGCGTCATCGGGGTTGGCCATGGCCGCACCCTCGCCGCCGCCATCGATCACCTGCCGCGCCTTTCGCGCCCTGATCTTCGTTTCGTCTCGCTGCTCGGCGGCGTGCCGCGGCAGACCAGCGCCACGCCTTTCGACGTGATCCTGCGGCTCGCCGAAAAAGCCGGCGCCGAAGCCTATCTTCTGCCGGTGCCGTTTTTCGCCAATTCCGCCGCCGATCGCGCGGTGCTGCTGGGCCAGCGCGGGGTCGCGCAAGCCATGGCGATGGCGCGCGAGGCGACGCTCTATCTGGTCGGGATCGGCGATGTCGCCGGCGAGCAGAGTTTTTTGCCCCAGACCGGCATCGTTTCCGCGGCCGAAGCGGCGGCGTTGCAAGCGCGCGGGGCGGTCGGCGAAGTCCTCGGCCGCTATCTCGATGCCACCGGCCGGGAAATCGACACTGATCTCCACGAACGGGTGATCGCCTTGCCGCTCGATGCGATGGCGGGGCGGGAGGTGCTCGGGGTCGCCGGCGGCGCCAGCAAGGTCGCGGCGTTGCGGGCCGTGCTCGCGCGCCAGGTGCTGAGCGGCTTGATCACCGATGAGCTGACAGCGCGGCAGCTCCTCGAGCCGACGGGACCGCGCCA